In a single window of the Hydrogenothermus marinus genome:
- the truA gene encoding tRNA pseudouridine(38-40) synthase TruA, which yields MKYNYKLTISYLGTKYAGWQRQPNQLTIQQVIEDNLEVIIKDKVRIHASGRTDAGVHAYGQVAHFKIKKYIEPEKIKRYLNATLPKDIAIKECKQVPLKFHARFSAKGKSYLYKIYKHPDPFLYKRAWYISQDLDILKIKEAVDLIKNSPNLIALSKKGEYLREDVDLREFSFKYDGFLLEFELSASHFLRYMVRKIIGHVIHVGTGRIDLNTLKEIIDSKDPTKALFLAPPEGLYLKEVYYLPEDETL from the coding sequence ATGAAATATAACTATAAATTAACAATAAGTTATTTAGGAACTAAATACGCAGGGTGGCAAAGACAACCTAACCAACTAACTATACAACAAGTAATTGAAGATAATTTAGAAGTTATTATAAAAGATAAAGTTAGAATTCATGCATCGGGAAGAACAGATGCAGGTGTTCATGCTTATGGACAGGTAGCCCATTTTAAAATAAAAAAATATATTGAGCCTGAAAAAATAAAAAGATATTTAAATGCAACACTACCAAAAGATATAGCTATAAAAGAATGTAAACAAGTACCTTTAAAATTTCATGCAAGATTTAGTGCAAAAGGTAAAAGTTATCTTTATAAAATATATAAACATCCAGACCCATTTTTATATAAAAGAGCTTGGTATATATCTCAAGATTTAGATATTCTAAAAATAAAAGAAGCAGTTGATTTAATAAAAAACTCACCAAATCTGATAGCCTTATCAAAGAAAGGAGAATATCTAAGAGAAGATGTAGATTTAAGAGAGTTTAGTTTTAAATATGATGGATTTTTACTTGAGTTTGAATTATCAGCATCTCATTTTTTAAGATATATGGTAAGAAAAATAATAGGCCATGTAATTCATGTAGGGACAGGAAGGATTGATTTAAACACATTAAAAGAGATAATAGATAGCAAAGACCCTACAAAAGCTTTATTTTTAGCACCACCAGAAGGCCTTTACTTAAAAGAAGTTT
- the recN gene encoding DNA repair protein RecN produces MLKIINIKKFLYLENIQIELDRGLNVFTGETGVGKSLIIDAIEFTLGKKFKDNTDTFVELVFENIENEYSEDGMLIIARQIKNNKSYYFLNGRRATLSTIKEAVNNILEIHGQHTQQMLFDKIYPLKVLDSFANIEDLVKEYQKIYKKYKSLEKAEKELSQKQSDRLKEIDIINFQIEELEKAEIQEGEKENLEKRYEYLSNIEDLKNATQFSKYTLLEEEGSIEEKLSSVIKELSKFEDTNENIKNAYKLLEDAKEYIKEAYYNLDSIDFDYSEEELYHIEERLNLLNRLELKYNTDEKGLITLKKQLKKRLAELNNIEFEIPKIKKEKQQTYKKLNEIAEKISKIRKEKAKQLDNLVENHLKELALKDAKFITKVEETDFNSYGKDKISFLFSANQGIKPSPINETASGGELSRVSLVLKLVSNKSSNTIIFDEIDTGIGGKTAIYMADKIKKLADKSKDYQVILITHLPQIAVVADTHYLIDKKSLNGKTIATVKKVENEEREKEIARMLSGIINEKSIQHARELLNRK; encoded by the coding sequence ATGCTTAAAATAATCAACATTAAAAAGTTTTTATATCTTGAGAATATTCAGATAGAGCTTGATAGGGGACTTAATGTATTTACTGGAGAGACTGGAGTTGGAAAATCCTTAATTATAGATGCTATAGAATTTACTCTTGGAAAAAAGTTTAAAGATAACACAGATACTTTTGTAGAGCTTGTTTTTGAAAATATAGAAAATGAGTATTCAGAAGATGGAATGTTAATAATAGCAAGACAGATAAAAAATAATAAAAGTTATTACTTTTTAAATGGCAGAAGAGCTACCCTTTCAACTATAAAAGAAGCAGTAAACAATATTTTAGAAATACATGGCCAACATACACAGCAGATGCTTTTTGACAAAATTTATCCTTTAAAGGTTTTAGATAGTTTTGCAAATATAGAAGATTTAGTAAAAGAGTATCAGAAAATATACAAAAAATATAAATCCTTAGAAAAAGCTGAAAAAGAGCTTTCTCAAAAACAGTCAGATAGACTAAAAGAGATTGATATTATAAATTTTCAGATTGAAGAACTTGAAAAAGCAGAAATACAGGAAGGAGAAAAAGAAAATTTAGAAAAAAGATATGAATATCTTTCAAATATAGAAGATTTAAAAAATGCTACCCAGTTTTCAAAATATACCCTTTTAGAAGAAGAAGGAAGCATTGAAGAAAAATTAAGCAGTGTTATAAAAGAACTTTCAAAATTTGAAGATACAAATGAAAATATAAAAAATGCATATAAACTTTTAGAAGATGCAAAAGAATACATAAAAGAAGCTTATTATAACTTGGATAGTATTGATTTTGATTATTCTGAAGAAGAACTATACCATATAGAAGAAAGATTAAATCTTTTAAATAGGTTAGAACTAAAATATAACACAGATGAAAAAGGTTTAATAACCTTAAAAAAGCAGTTAAAAAAAAGATTAGCAGAGCTAAATAATATTGAGTTTGAAATTCCTAAAATAAAAAAAGAGAAACAGCAAACTTACAAAAAATTAAATGAAATTGCAGAAAAAATATCTAAAATAAGAAAAGAAAAAGCAAAACAGCTTGATAATTTAGTAGAGAATCATCTAAAAGAACTTGCTTTAAAAGATGCAAAATTTATAACCAAGGTAGAAGAAACTGATTTTAATAGTTATGGAAAAGATAAAATTAGTTTTCTATTTTCCGCAAACCAAGGAATAAAGCCTTCACCTATAAATGAAACAGCCTCAGGTGGTGAGCTTTCAAGAGTTTCCCTTGTTTTAAAGCTTGTTTCAAATAAATCAAGTAATACAATAATATTTGATGAAATAGATACAGGAATAGGTGGAAAAACTGCAATTTATATGGCAGATAAAATAAAAAAATTAGCAGATAAATCAAAAGATTATCAGGTAATACTTATCACCCATTTACCGCAAATAGCAGTAGTTGCAGATACCCATTACCTAATAGATAAAAAATCTTTAAATGGAAAAACTATTGCAACTGTTAAAAAAGTAGAAAATGAAGAAAGAGAAAAAGAGATAGCAAGAATGTTAAGCGGAATAATTAATGAAAAGAGTATTCAACATGCAAGAGAGTTATTAAACAGAAAATGA